A stretch of Mycobacterium sp. ITM-2016-00316 DNA encodes these proteins:
- a CDS encoding alpha/beta hydrolase, translating to MTATPDTRYPGPTLMSRARWLLKANHADRMLALSVASASLPVIGKQLEPLGGLAAMGVWGFRQFPEMMSSTAKAWFAPGNGAVRKAERDQTVTVAKDGLRSVVTAADLAGDWPAPEQLPPLWNTMEYRRNVRRTSVRYGDHPMQLLDVWRPAELPSEPAPVLLFVPGGAWVHGSRMLQGYAMLSHLAEQGWVCLSIDYRVAPHHRWPRHMTDVKAAIAWARANVDKFGGDRNFVAVAGCSAGGHLAALAGLTPNDPELQGDLPDDADTSVDAVVGIYGRYDWEDRSTVERDRFVDFLERVVVGRTITRHPEIFRKASPIARVHRDAPPFLVIHGSGDTVIPVAQARSFVDRLETTSAGPVSYVEFPGAGHGFDMTDGARTGAMAKAIGLFLNQIHRNSTARKAKAVI from the coding sequence ATGACGGCCACACCGGACACCCGGTACCCCGGACCGACGTTGATGAGCCGTGCACGATGGTTGCTGAAGGCCAATCATGCCGATCGTATGCTCGCTCTATCGGTTGCCTCGGCTTCGCTGCCGGTGATCGGTAAGCAGCTTGAGCCACTCGGTGGCCTGGCCGCGATGGGGGTGTGGGGTTTCCGTCAGTTCCCCGAGATGATGTCTTCGACGGCCAAGGCCTGGTTCGCGCCCGGCAACGGCGCGGTGCGCAAGGCCGAACGGGATCAGACGGTGACGGTCGCCAAGGACGGGTTACGCAGCGTGGTCACCGCCGCCGACCTGGCCGGGGACTGGCCTGCGCCCGAACAGCTCCCGCCACTGTGGAACACGATGGAATACCGGCGCAACGTGCGCCGCACCTCGGTGCGCTACGGCGACCACCCGATGCAACTGCTGGACGTGTGGCGCCCCGCCGAACTGCCCAGCGAGCCCGCGCCGGTGCTGCTGTTCGTCCCGGGCGGCGCCTGGGTGCACGGCAGCCGGATGCTGCAGGGGTATGCCATGTTGTCGCACCTGGCCGAACAGGGCTGGGTCTGCCTGTCCATCGACTACCGGGTGGCGCCGCACCACCGCTGGCCGCGCCACATGACCGATGTGAAAGCGGCGATCGCGTGGGCCCGGGCCAATGTCGACAAGTTCGGCGGGGACCGCAACTTCGTGGCCGTCGCGGGCTGCTCCGCCGGTGGTCACCTGGCCGCACTGGCCGGGCTGACGCCGAACGATCCCGAACTGCAGGGCGATCTGCCCGATGATGCGGACACCTCGGTGGACGCCGTGGTGGGCATCTACGGTCGTTACGACTGGGAGGACCGCTCCACGGTCGAACGGGACCGCTTCGTGGACTTCCTGGAACGCGTCGTCGTCGGCCGCACGATCACCCGCCATCCGGAGATCTTCCGGAAGGCCTCCCCGATCGCCAGGGTGCACCGCGACGCGCCGCCGTTCCTGGTCATCCACGGGTCCGGGGACACCGTGATCCCGGTCGCCCAGGCGCGGAGTTTCGTCGATCGTCTCGAAACCACCTCGGCCGGGCCGGTCAGCTACGTCGAGTTCCCCGGCGCGGGCCACGGATTCGACATGACCGACGGCGCGCGTACCGGCGCGATGGCGAAGGCAATCGGACTGTTCCTCAACCAGATCCACCGAAACTCGACGGCGCGCAAGGCCAAGGCGGTTATATAG
- a CDS encoding wax ester/triacylglycerol synthase family O-acyltransferase yields MHTLKIAIIDLHGLGDRTFGVEDFRKVLHGRLHKLDPFRYQLVDIPFKFHHPMWRENTDVDLEYHVRPWRVAAPGGRRELDEAIGEIASTPLDRSRPLWEMYFVEGLADDRIAVVGKIHHALADGVASANLLARGMDLQGGPQRERDSYATDPDPSKSELVRSAFTDHLRQIGRIPGLVKYTAGGVARVRRSQHKFGPELTRPFTPPPSFMNHVLTPGRRFATASLALADVKSTGKQLGATINDMVLAMSSGALRKLQLQYEGKADHPLLASVPMSFDFSPDRISGNRFTGVLMALPVDEPDVLERVRQASAAASLAKESSQLIGPELVARWASYMPPAAVEALFRRLSDKDGQNKVLNLNISNVPGPREQGKVGGATVTEIYSVGPLTAASGLNITVWSYVDQLNISVISDTDTVKDPHEVTEAMVQELREIRHAAGISEELTVIEAALT; encoded by the coding sequence ATGCACACCTTGAAGATCGCGATCATCGACCTGCACGGGCTCGGTGACCGTACCTTCGGCGTGGAGGACTTCCGCAAGGTGCTGCACGGCAGGCTGCACAAGCTGGATCCGTTCCGCTACCAGCTCGTCGACATCCCGTTCAAGTTCCACCACCCGATGTGGCGGGAGAACACCGATGTCGACCTGGAATACCACGTCCGCCCCTGGCGGGTAGCCGCTCCCGGCGGCCGCCGCGAACTCGACGAAGCCATCGGTGAGATCGCCAGCACCCCGCTGGATCGCAGCCGGCCGTTGTGGGAGATGTACTTCGTCGAAGGTCTCGCCGACGACCGGATCGCCGTGGTCGGCAAGATCCACCACGCACTGGCCGACGGTGTGGCATCGGCCAACCTGCTCGCCCGCGGGATGGACCTGCAGGGCGGGCCGCAACGGGAACGCGATTCCTACGCGACCGATCCCGACCCGTCGAAGTCCGAGCTGGTCCGCTCCGCCTTCACCGACCACCTGCGCCAGATCGGCCGGATCCCGGGTCTGGTCAAGTACACCGCGGGCGGTGTCGCCCGGGTGCGTCGCAGCCAGCACAAGTTCGGCCCGGAACTGACCAGACCGTTCACCCCGCCGCCGAGCTTCATGAATCATGTGCTCACCCCCGGACGCCGGTTCGCGACGGCCTCGCTTGCGCTGGCCGATGTGAAGTCGACCGGAAAACAGTTGGGCGCCACCATCAATGACATGGTGCTGGCGATGTCCTCCGGTGCGCTGCGCAAACTGCAACTGCAGTACGAGGGCAAGGCCGACCATCCGCTGCTGGCCTCGGTGCCGATGAGCTTCGACTTCTCACCCGATCGCATCTCGGGCAACCGGTTCACCGGTGTGTTGATGGCGCTGCCGGTCGACGAACCCGACGTCCTGGAGCGGGTCCGTCAGGCCAGTGCGGCGGCATCGCTGGCCAAGGAGAGCAGCCAGCTGATCGGGCCCGAGCTGGTGGCCCGCTGGGCTTCCTATATGCCCCCGGCCGCCGTCGAGGCGCTGTTCCGCCGGTTGTCGGACAAGGACGGGCAGAACAAGGTGCTCAACCTGAACATCTCCAACGTGCCCGGCCCGCGGGAACAGGGCAAGGTCGGCGGTGCCACGGTCACCGAGATCTACTCGGTCGGGCCGCTGACCGCGGCCAGCGGGTTGAACATCACGGTCTGGAGCTATGTGGACCAGCTGAACATCTCGGTCATCTCCGACACCGACACGGTCAAGGACCCGCATGAGGTGACCGAGGCGATGGTCCAGGAGCTGCGCGAGATCCGGCATGCGGCAGGGATTTCCGAGGAGCTGACGGTCATCGAGGCCGCGCTGACGTGA
- a CDS encoding alpha/beta hydrolase gives MNSHNAPRGKPRPLLGALAELANAANAVRPLGRKGYSTVATFAFGWPTSENAPLLFTGSVLDVIRRALLGHYRTRNGRISLAPKVLTWGLLALLQRREVESKRYFEDPLKAALGADYREAEEPERRPRGVFGTGWSRRRYVHKTARYGPHGPNLADIWMRPDLPKDGKAPVLLQIPGGAWMIGMRRPQAYPMLSRLAERGWICVSIGYRISPRYTWPDHIVDVKQAIAWVKANIADYGGDAENIYLTGGSAGGHLTALAALTPNDPKWQPGFEDADTSVAAAVPIYGRYDWFTDTGNGRPEFIKILEKFIVKLPFDDHPQAYLDASPITLVHADAPPFFVLHGEDDSVIPVREGREFVDALKSVSKAPVIYAEIPHAQHAFDFFGSAHGHNTAAAVERFLNWVRG, from the coding sequence GTGAACTCGCACAACGCACCACGGGGTAAGCCCAGGCCGCTGCTGGGAGCCCTGGCCGAACTGGCCAATGCCGCCAACGCGGTGCGCCCGTTGGGCCGCAAGGGCTACAGCACCGTGGCGACGTTCGCGTTCGGCTGGCCGACATCGGAGAACGCCCCGCTGCTGTTCACCGGCTCGGTGCTGGACGTGATCCGGCGGGCGCTGCTGGGGCACTACCGCACCCGCAACGGCCGGATCTCCCTGGCGCCCAAGGTCCTCACCTGGGGGCTGCTGGCGTTGTTGCAGCGCCGCGAGGTGGAGTCGAAGCGGTACTTCGAGGATCCGCTGAAGGCGGCCCTCGGTGCGGACTACCGGGAGGCCGAGGAACCCGAACGGCGTCCGCGCGGCGTCTTCGGAACGGGATGGTCCCGGCGGCGCTACGTGCACAAGACGGCACGCTACGGCCCGCACGGCCCCAATCTCGCGGACATCTGGATGCGGCCCGATCTGCCCAAGGACGGGAAAGCCCCGGTGCTGCTGCAGATCCCCGGCGGCGCGTGGATGATCGGGATGCGCCGCCCGCAGGCCTACCCGATGCTGAGCCGGCTGGCCGAGCGCGGCTGGATCTGTGTGTCGATCGGGTACCGGATCAGTCCGAGATACACCTGGCCCGACCACATCGTGGACGTCAAGCAGGCGATCGCCTGGGTGAAGGCGAACATCGCGGACTACGGCGGCGATGCCGAAAACATCTATCTCACCGGCGGTTCGGCCGGCGGGCACCTCACGGCGCTGGCCGCGCTCACCCCGAACGACCCCAAATGGCAGCCCGGTTTCGAAGACGCCGACACCTCGGTGGCTGCGGCGGTGCCGATCTACGGCCGATACGACTGGTTCACCGATACCGGCAACGGCAGGCCCGAATTCATCAAGATCCTGGAGAAGTTCATCGTCAAGTTGCCGTTCGACGACCACCCGCAGGCGTACCTGGACGCCTCACCGATCACCCTGGTGCACGCCGACGCGCCGCCGTTCTTTGTGCTGCACGGCGAGGACGATTCGGTGATCCCGGTGCGCGAGGGCCGCGAGTTCGTCGATGCGCTCAAGAGCGTCTCGAAGGCGCCGGTCATCTACGCCGAGATTCCACACGCCCAGCACGCGTTCGACTTCTTCGGCTCGGCACACGGGCACAACACCGCCGCCGCCGTGGAGCGCTTCCTGAACTGGGTGCGCGGCTGA
- the fadD12 gene encoding acyl-CoA ligase FadD12, translated as MGLFDKVTDTAGLIGTMVRAGVIAPLRPDKYLRIGAAMARENMGITSGFASAAQRCGDRIGLIDELGALTWREIDQRADALAAGLQKLTAGEHHPHVAAGVAPPVVGIMARNHRGFIEALIAANRIGADVLLLNTSFAGPALAEVWERESAGRTGAVIYDEEFTPTLDRALADAPGVARIVAWTDTAPTGPTVAHLITEHAGQQPRRAKEKSKVILLTSGTTGTPKGAKHSGGGPEVLKAILDRTPWHTEEPVVVAAPMFHAWGFSQLAFAASMACTIITRRKFDPEATLALVDTHRATGLCVVPVMFDRIVELPDEIRNRYSGRTLRFAAASGSRMRPDVVIKFMDQFGDVIYNNYNATEAGMIATATPTDLRAAPDTAGKPAEGTEIRILDDELRVLPPGETGTIYVRNSTQFDGYTSGRTKDFHDGFMNSGDVGYLDANGRLFVVGRDDEMIVSGGENVYPIEVEKTLVAHDAVAEAAVIGVDDEQFGQRLVAFVVLRDAGEPVTADVLKRYVRDNLANYKVPRDITILDELPRNSTGKILRSELAQRTTG; from the coding sequence ATGGGGCTGTTCGACAAGGTCACCGATACCGCCGGCCTGATCGGAACCATGGTGCGCGCCGGTGTCATCGCGCCGCTGCGGCCCGACAAGTATCTGCGCATCGGGGCCGCGATGGCCCGCGAAAACATGGGCATCACTTCGGGATTCGCCAGCGCCGCCCAGCGCTGCGGTGACCGGATCGGGCTCATCGACGAGCTCGGGGCACTGACGTGGCGTGAGATCGACCAGCGCGCCGACGCTTTGGCCGCCGGGCTGCAAAAACTGACGGCCGGCGAGCACCACCCTCATGTCGCCGCCGGGGTGGCTCCGCCGGTGGTGGGCATCATGGCCCGCAACCACCGCGGTTTCATCGAGGCGCTGATCGCGGCCAACCGCATCGGTGCCGACGTGCTGTTGCTGAACACGTCCTTCGCCGGGCCGGCACTGGCCGAGGTGTGGGAACGGGAATCGGCCGGACGTACCGGTGCGGTCATCTACGACGAGGAGTTCACCCCGACCCTCGACCGCGCCCTGGCCGACGCGCCCGGGGTGGCCCGCATCGTGGCCTGGACCGACACCGCACCGACCGGACCGACCGTCGCGCACCTGATCACCGAGCACGCCGGGCAGCAACCCCGGCGGGCCAAGGAGAAGTCCAAGGTCATCCTGCTGACCTCGGGGACCACCGGAACACCCAAGGGCGCCAAGCATTCCGGCGGTGGACCTGAGGTCCTCAAGGCGATCCTGGACCGCACCCCGTGGCACACCGAGGAGCCGGTGGTCGTCGCCGCGCCGATGTTCCACGCCTGGGGGTTCTCCCAACTGGCCTTCGCCGCCTCGATGGCGTGCACCATCATCACCCGGCGCAAGTTCGACCCGGAGGCCACACTCGCGCTGGTGGACACCCACCGGGCCACCGGATTGTGTGTGGTGCCGGTGATGTTCGACCGCATCGTCGAGTTGCCCGACGAGATCCGCAACCGCTACAGCGGGCGCACCCTGCGCTTCGCCGCGGCGTCCGGGTCCCGGATGCGTCCCGATGTCGTCATCAAGTTCATGGATCAGTTCGGCGATGTCATCTACAACAATTACAACGCCACCGAGGCCGGCATGATCGCCACCGCGACGCCGACCGATCTGCGCGCCGCGCCCGACACGGCCGGAAAACCGGCCGAGGGCACCGAGATCCGGATCCTGGACGACGAGCTGCGGGTGCTGCCGCCCGGCGAGACGGGCACCATCTACGTGCGCAACTCGACCCAGTTCGACGGGTACACCTCGGGCAGGACCAAGGACTTCCACGACGGGTTCATGAACTCCGGTGACGTCGGCTACCTGGACGCCAACGGCCGGCTGTTCGTGGTGGGCCGCGATGACGAGATGATCGTCTCCGGGGGAGAGAACGTCTACCCCATCGAGGTGGAGAAGACGCTGGTGGCCCACGATGCGGTGGCCGAGGCCGCCGTCATCGGGGTCGACGACGAACAGTTCGGTCAGCGACTCGTCGCCTTCGTGGTGCTGCGCGACGCGGGAGAACCTGTGACCGCCGATGTTTTGAAGCGGTACGTCCGGGACAATCTGGCCAACTACAAGGTGCCGCGAGACATCACCATTCTGGATGAATTGCCGCGCAACAGCACCGGAAAGATCCTGCGCAGTGAACTCGCACAACGCACCACGGGGTAA
- a CDS encoding 1-acyl-sn-glycerol-3-phosphate acyltransferase — MSSPDIDPTEITKFDPSLTERVMGLLRPFLKAYHRSEVRGLENFPNGGALVVCNHSGGLFPMDVPIFAADFYERFGYGRPVYTLSHAMLMIGPTGDFFKKTGFILASHENADEALRSGGVVVVFPGGDYDVYRPSSEANTIDFDGRQGYVRAAINAGVPIVPMVGIGGQETQLYLSRGTWLAKRLGPIARLARTKIVPLSFGFPFGLSAVVPMNVPLPAKIVMQVLPPVDIEAQFGETPDIDEVDAHVRRVMQRALDELAAERRLPVIG; from the coding sequence ATGAGCTCGCCCGATATCGATCCCACCGAGATCACCAAGTTCGACCCCAGCCTCACCGAGCGGGTGATGGGGCTGCTGCGGCCGTTCCTGAAGGCGTATCACCGCTCCGAGGTCCGCGGCCTGGAGAACTTCCCCAATGGCGGCGCGCTGGTGGTGTGCAACCACTCCGGTGGCCTGTTCCCCATGGATGTGCCCATTTTCGCGGCCGACTTCTACGAGCGGTTCGGCTACGGGCGCCCGGTGTACACGTTGAGCCACGCCATGCTGATGATCGGCCCCACCGGCGACTTCTTCAAGAAGACCGGCTTCATCCTGGCCAGCCACGAGAACGCCGATGAAGCGCTGCGCTCCGGCGGAGTCGTGGTGGTGTTCCCCGGCGGTGACTACGACGTCTACCGTCCCAGCAGCGAGGCCAACACGATCGACTTCGACGGCCGGCAGGGCTATGTGCGCGCGGCCATCAACGCCGGGGTGCCCATCGTGCCGATGGTCGGCATCGGCGGGCAGGAAACCCAGCTCTACCTGTCCCGCGGCACCTGGCTGGCCAAGCGGCTCGGCCCGATCGCCCGGCTGGCCCGCACCAAGATCGTCCCGCTGTCCTTCGGTTTCCCGTTCGGGCTGTCGGCCGTCGTGCCGATGAACGTGCCGCTGCCCGCCAAGATCGTCATGCAGGTACTCCCGCCGGTCGACATCGAGGCCCAGTTCGGTGAGACACCCGATATCGACGAGGTCGATGCCCATGTCCGTCGCGTCATGCAGCGCGCTCTCGACGAATTGGCCGCCGAACGCCGCCTGCCGGTGATCGGCTGA
- a CDS encoding arylamine N-acetyltransferase — MTPDIAAYLARIGYQGPAQTIPGSLRSSPAEPTLDTLHALHAAHNRSIPFETLDPVLGTPVVDLGATALVDKLVHRRRGGYCYEQNGLFGYALEALGFGVDRLAGRVVWMGEFDASPPAAWDAPMPAMTHNVLAVTVPGVDGRFLADVGFGGQTLSSPIRLEAGPVQQTRHEPYRIVDAGAGTLRLEAQIRDRWEPLYLFTDEPRRLIDLEVGSWYVSTYPKSGFVVGLSVALVTDDARWNLRGRHLAIHAAGGTEKIRLNSAADVLDQLTGRFGIDLGGLGDVEARVSQVLDS; from the coding sequence ATGACACCGGACATCGCGGCCTACCTCGCTCGGATCGGCTATCAGGGGCCGGCTCAGACTATCCCCGGGTCGCTGCGCTCCAGCCCGGCGGAACCGACACTGGACACCCTGCACGCTCTGCACGCCGCGCACAACAGGTCCATCCCGTTCGAGACTCTGGACCCGGTGCTGGGCACGCCCGTCGTCGACCTCGGCGCGACCGCCCTGGTCGACAAACTGGTGCACCGCCGCCGCGGAGGGTACTGCTACGAACAGAACGGGCTGTTCGGCTACGCGCTGGAGGCCCTCGGGTTCGGAGTGGACCGGCTGGCCGGACGAGTCGTGTGGATGGGCGAGTTCGATGCATCGCCGCCGGCGGCGTGGGATGCGCCGATGCCGGCAATGACGCACAACGTGCTGGCGGTCACCGTCCCCGGCGTCGACGGGCGGTTCCTGGCCGATGTCGGATTCGGCGGACAGACGCTGTCCTCGCCGATCCGCCTGGAAGCCGGGCCGGTGCAGCAGACCCGCCATGAGCCCTACCGGATCGTCGACGCCGGTGCGGGCACCTTGCGACTGGAGGCGCAGATCCGCGATCGGTGGGAGCCGCTGTATCTGTTCACCGACGAGCCGAGACGCCTCATCGATCTGGAGGTCGGCAGCTGGTACGTCTCGACCTACCCGAAGTCCGGCTTCGTCGTCGGGCTGTCCGTCGCCCTGGTCACCGACGATGCGCGCTGGAATCTGCGCGGCCGCCACCTCGCCATCCACGCCGCGGGCGGCACCGAGAAGATCCGGCTGAACTCCGCCGCCGACGTGCTCGACCAGCTCACCGGGCGGTTCGGGATCGACCTGGGCGGGCTCGGTGACGTGGAGGCCCGGGTCAGTCAGGTGCTGGATTCGTGA
- a CDS encoding acyl-CoA dehydrogenase family protein: MSELDELKQLVADIGRRSYDARFGKRRLPEVFDADLWRTLDESGLTRLTTEQGAGPREAAIVLAGLARHGAAVPVAETDLLAGWLAGEAGLDVPAGPLTVAIGAAGAAREVPWPSDAAVVLAAREPDGLHVGLLDDPEVTLGYNLAGEPRGTLRYGTDGLTRLDPAADDELVRRGAWARCVQIVGAFDSALELTVAHTSERVQFGRALSKFQAVQHSLAAMAGEIEQARAATDLATAAVADHGFADARSDYAVTIAKIAVGRAVTPVTTIAHQLHGAIGVTIEHQLWSATMRARSWSDEFGSTASHARRLGRLVLDAADPWDVLISSP, encoded by the coding sequence ATGAGCGAGTTGGATGAGCTGAAGCAGCTGGTCGCTGACATCGGCCGGCGGTCCTATGACGCCCGGTTCGGCAAGCGCCGGCTGCCCGAGGTCTTCGACGCCGACCTGTGGCGCACTCTCGACGAGTCCGGGTTGACCCGGCTGACCACCGAGCAGGGCGCGGGACCGCGTGAGGCCGCCATCGTGCTCGCCGGGCTGGCCCGCCACGGTGCCGCCGTGCCGGTCGCCGAGACCGATCTGCTGGCAGGCTGGCTGGCCGGCGAGGCGGGGCTGGACGTCCCGGCCGGCCCGCTCACGGTGGCGATCGGCGCGGCAGGTGCCGCCCGCGAGGTGCCGTGGCCGTCGGACGCCGCCGTCGTCCTGGCCGCCCGGGAACCCGACGGACTGCACGTCGGCCTGCTCGACGACCCCGAGGTCACCCTCGGGTACAACCTGGCCGGTGAGCCTCGCGGCACGCTGCGGTACGGCACAGACGGGCTGACCCGGCTGGATCCGGCCGCCGATGACGAATTGGTGCGCCGCGGTGCGTGGGCCCGGTGCGTGCAGATCGTCGGTGCCTTCGACTCTGCGCTGGAGCTGACCGTCGCGCATACGTCCGAGCGGGTGCAGTTCGGCCGGGCACTGAGCAAGTTCCAGGCCGTGCAGCACTCACTGGCCGCCATGGCGGGCGAGATCGAACAGGCCAGGGCGGCAACCGACCTGGCCACCGCCGCGGTGGCCGACCACGGGTTCGCCGACGCCAGGTCCGATTACGCGGTGACGATCGCCAAGATCGCCGTCGGCCGCGCCGTCACCCCGGTGACCACCATCGCCCATCAGTTGCACGGCGCCATCGGCGTCACGATCGAGCACCAGTTGTGGTCGGCGACCATGCGGGCACGCAGCTGGTCCGACGAGTTCGGCAGCACCGCGTCCCACGCCCGGCGCCTGGGCCGGCTGGTGCTCGACGCCGCCGACCCGTGGGACGTGCTGATCAGCTCACCGTGA
- a CDS encoding acyl-CoA dehydrogenase family protein: MSEFDALCANDGDLADLRLEVRRFVHADRESFGWQPEIDSWLTSWDAGFSERLADAGFVGLTIPTEYGGHGLGFLHRYVVTEELLGAGAPVAAHWFADRQVAPSLLSYGSEEQRKRLLPGIATGSLYSAIGMSEHGAGSDLAATATRATRTDGGWVLNGTKVWTSGGHRAHFAIVLARTSPLDPEHRHAGFSQFIVALDSPGITISPIITLDGHHHFNEVTFDDVAVGDADVLGEVGDGWHQVTAELGFERSGPERILSTAILIFGVIRALGAQQVDDRTAAEVGDLMGRVTALRQLSVSVARALSDGQDAATRAALVKDLGTRFEQQSVELCADLLDYVDDDADLRAILDTARRHSPMFTLRGGTNEVLRGVIARGLGVR; encoded by the coding sequence GTGAGTGAATTCGATGCGCTGTGCGCCAACGACGGTGACCTGGCCGACCTACGCCTGGAGGTTCGGCGGTTCGTGCACGCCGACCGGGAGAGCTTCGGCTGGCAGCCCGAGATCGACTCCTGGCTGACCAGCTGGGACGCCGGTTTCAGCGAACGGCTGGCCGATGCCGGTTTCGTCGGGCTGACCATCCCCACCGAGTACGGCGGTCACGGGCTGGGCTTCCTGCACCGTTACGTCGTGACAGAGGAACTGCTCGGGGCGGGTGCCCCGGTGGCCGCACACTGGTTCGCCGACCGTCAGGTCGCGCCGTCACTGCTGAGCTACGGCAGCGAAGAGCAGCGCAAGCGGCTGCTGCCCGGGATCGCCACCGGCAGCCTGTACTCGGCGATCGGGATGAGCGAACACGGCGCCGGCTCGGACCTGGCCGCGACCGCCACCCGCGCCACCCGCACCGACGGGGGCTGGGTGCTCAACGGCACCAAGGTGTGGACCAGCGGCGGGCACCGCGCCCATTTCGCGATCGTGCTGGCCCGCACCAGCCCGCTGGATCCCGAACACCGGCACGCCGGCTTCAGCCAGTTCATCGTCGCGCTGGATTCCCCCGGCATCACCATCAGCCCGATCATCACGCTCGACGGTCACCACCACTTCAACGAGGTGACCTTCGACGATGTCGCGGTCGGTGACGCCGACGTGCTGGGTGAGGTGGGCGACGGCTGGCATCAGGTGACCGCCGAGCTCGGTTTCGAGCGCAGCGGCCCGGAGCGCATCCTGTCCACCGCGATCCTGATCTTCGGGGTGATCAGGGCGCTCGGCGCCCAGCAGGTCGATGACCGCACCGCCGCGGAGGTCGGCGACCTGATGGGCCGGGTGACGGCGCTGCGGCAGTTGTCGGTGTCGGTGGCCCGGGCACTGTCGGACGGGCAGGACGCGGCGACACGGGCCGCCCTGGTGAAGGACCTGGGGACGCGTTTCGAGCAGCAGTCGGTGGAGTTGTGCGCGGACCTGCTGGACTACGTCGATGACGACGCGGACTTGCGTGCCATCCTCGACACCGCACGCCGGCATTCGCCGATGTTCACGCTGCGCGGCGGGACCAACGAGGTGCTGCGCGGTGTGATCGCCCGCGGCCTGGGAGTGCGATGA
- a CDS encoding helix-turn-helix domain-containing protein, producing MSVPPNGPRRDRLRELLDSVVDSGNTDVAGMARSSFASEFHFSREVSRLTGEPPAALRRRVMLERAAWRLQRGEGVAAVALDEGWSAPEVFSRAFRRAFGVPPSQATDVGFRLPAPNGMHFHPPESLWLDSPGDAQRPDISLLMIAHDIADTAALIGAAAGLSETQWNEPVSPGQVILDWDGEEPSVAAVLGALVWTKEVWLASIEGRDQPVRPGIRAAPRLAADHDEVSARWTAMVRDYGEQGRLTDTVIDALCDPPESFQLYGIIAHVLTYSAHRREVVRAMLIRHGVQVHRGDPLEWMRRD from the coding sequence GTGAGTGTTCCGCCGAATGGGCCGCGCCGGGATCGGCTCCGTGAGTTGCTCGACTCGGTGGTGGACAGCGGAAACACCGACGTCGCCGGTATGGCCCGCAGCAGCTTCGCCTCGGAGTTTCACTTCTCCCGGGAGGTCAGCCGGCTCACCGGCGAACCGCCTGCCGCGCTGCGTCGCCGCGTGATGCTGGAGCGGGCGGCGTGGCGGTTGCAGCGCGGGGAAGGGGTGGCCGCGGTCGCCCTCGACGAGGGATGGTCGGCGCCGGAGGTGTTCTCCCGCGCGTTCCGGCGCGCCTTCGGGGTCCCGCCGTCGCAGGCCACCGATGTCGGGTTCCGGCTACCCGCCCCCAACGGGATGCATTTCCATCCACCGGAATCGTTGTGGCTGGACAGCCCCGGGGATGCGCAGCGCCCCGATATCTCGCTGCTGATGATCGCGCACGACATCGCCGATACCGCGGCGCTCATCGGTGCGGCCGCCGGATTGTCGGAAACGCAATGGAACGAACCGGTTTCACCGGGGCAGGTGATCCTGGACTGGGACGGCGAAGAGCCCAGCGTCGCGGCGGTGCTCGGCGCGCTGGTGTGGACCAAGGAGGTCTGGCTGGCCAGCATCGAGGGGCGCGACCAGCCCGTCCGCCCCGGTATCCGCGCGGCCCCGCGGTTGGCCGCCGACCACGACGAGGTGTCGGCGCGCTGGACGGCGATGGTGCGCGACTACGGCGAGCAGGGCCGGCTGACCGACACCGTGATCGACGCGCTGTGTGATCCGCCCGAGTCCTTCCAGCTGTACGGCATCATCGCGCATGTCCTCACCTACTCGGCGCATCGCCGAGAAGTGGTGCGCGCCATGCTGATCCGCCATGGAGTCCAGGTGCACCGTGGCGACCCACTCGAATGGATGCGAAGGGACTGA
- a CDS encoding dihydrofolate reductase family protein, which yields MKTIYFTASTLDGFIVDEADSLDWLLTRDFDPNGPFGYEAFVAEVGALAMGSSTYEWIVKNQPGQWMYTQPSWVLTSRPGIVQDGHPVQTFDGDIAGLHAELLAAAGDRDVWVVGGGRTAAQFVAAGLVDEMVVTYAPCTLGAGARLLPIRSEWVLTDVDRNGEFVCARWRKAG from the coding sequence ATGAAGACGATCTACTTCACCGCTTCCACGCTGGACGGATTCATCGTCGATGAGGCGGACAGCCTGGACTGGCTACTGACACGCGATTTCGACCCGAACGGACCGTTCGGTTACGAGGCCTTCGTCGCCGAGGTCGGGGCGCTGGCCATGGGGTCGTCGACCTACGAGTGGATCGTGAAAAACCAACCGGGCCAGTGGATGTACACCCAGCCCAGCTGGGTTCTCACCAGCAGGCCGGGGATCGTGCAGGACGGTCACCCGGTGCAGACGTTCGACGGCGACATCGCCGGCCTGCACGCCGAGTTGCTGGCCGCCGCGGGAGACAGAGATGTCTGGGTGGTCGGCGGCGGTCGGACCGCCGCGCAGTTCGTCGCGGCCGGCCTCGTCGACGAGATGGTGGTCACCTACGCACCCTGCACGCTGGGCGCCGGGGCGCGGCTACTGCCGATACGCTCGGAATGGGTGCTGACAGACGTGGACCGCAACGGTGAATTCGTCTGCGCGCGCTGGCGCAAGGCCGGTTAA